GGGCACCTCGAACTCGGGGTTGAGGTCGACGAAGATCGAGAACTGCTCGGCCAGCCACGCGAAGGAGACCTCCTCCTCCCCGCGGCGGGCCGTCAGCTCCTCGATGCCCCGATCGGTGAAGTACATCGTCGGATCAGGCGAAGGCCCGGTTCATCAGGTCCTTGAACTCGGTGACGTGCACCGCGTGCGAGCCCACCGACGGAGCCGAGGACTCCGGGCGGGTGACCTGACTCATCGGCAGGCCGAGCGCATCGCGCAGGTACAGCGCGACGTGCGGCCACGGACCCTGGTTCTCGGGCTCGTCCTGGACCCAGCGGATCTCGCGGGCGTTCGGGTACTTCGCGATCTCCTCCTTGAGCTCGGCCAGCGGACGCGGGTAGAGTTGCTCGAGACGCACGATCGCGGTGCGCGGGCTGTCGCCCTCGCGGCTCTTGCGGTCGGTCATCAGGTCCCACGTGACCTTGCCCGAGCACAGGATGATGCGCTCGACGCGGCTCGGATCCACCGTGTCGTCACCGATGACCGGACGGAACGTGCCGGAGGTGAAGTCCTCCGGCTGGCTCGCGGCCAGCTTGTTGCGCAGCATCGACTTCGGCGTGAAGACGATGAGCGGACGGTGCTGCGACTGCAGGTTCTGCCGGCGCAGGAGGTGGAAGTACGACGCGGGCGTCGACGGCTGGGCGATCGTCATCTCGTCGTTGGCAGCGAGCGTCATGAAGCGCTCGATGCGGCCTGAGGAGTGGTCCGGGCCCTGGCCCTCGTAGCCGTGCGGCAGCAGCAGCACGACGCCGGACTTCTGGCCCCACTTGGTCTCGCCCGAGCTGATGTACTCGTCGATGACCGACTGGGCGCCGTTGACGAAGTCGCCGAACTGGGCCTCCCACATCGTCAGCGCCTCGGGACGGGCCACGGAGTAGCCGTACTCGAAGCCGAGCGCGGCGTACTCGCTCAGCAGCGAGTCGTAGATGTAGAACGACGCCTGGTCCTCGCCCACGTGCTGCAGCGGGGTCCACTCGGCACCGTCCAGACGGTCGATGATCGTGGCGAAGCGCGTCGTGAACGTGCCGCGGCGCGAGTCCTGGCCGACGAGGCGCACGGGACGCCCGTCGAGCAGCAGCGAGCCCATGGCGATGATCTCGCCGGTGCCCCAGTCGATGGGGCCGGCGGTGATCGAGGCCGCGCGGCGCTGCAGCTGGGGCAGCACCTTCGGGTGCACCGTGAAGCCCTCGGGCACGTTCGTGTAGGCGTCGGAGACGGCCTTGAGCGTGTCGGGGGTGATCGCGGTGACGAGCTCC
This genomic interval from Aeromicrobium choanae contains the following:
- a CDS encoding DUF6104 family protein; translated protein: MYFTDRGIEELTARRGEEEVSFAWLAEQFSIFVDLNPEFEVPVERLATWLARLDDDED